A segment of the Thermoanaerobaculum aquaticum genome:
ATCACCGACCAGGGACCGTCAGCCACCGCTTCGTGCACTTCCTCCCCCCGATGGCAGGGCAAGCAGTGCATGAAGATGGCCTTCCTGTCCGCCAGCGCCATGAGCTCAGGGGTTACCTGAAACCCGGCAAAATCCCGCTTGCGCTTTTCCGCTTCCGCCTCCTGGCCCATGGACGCCCACACGTCGGTGTACACCACGTGGGCGCCGGCCACCGCTTCCTCCGGACGGTCAAAGATCTCGATGGTGGTGCCGGCGGCAGCGGCATCCTTCTTGGCCAGCTCCACGATTTCCGCCTTGGGCCGGTAATCCCTGGGAGTGGCCACCCGCACGTGCATGCCCACCTTGGGGCCGCCAAACATCAGGGAGTGGCACATGTTGTTGCCGTCGCCCACGTAAGCCAAGGTGAGCCCTTTGGTGTTGCCGAACTTCTCCCGCACCGTGAAGTAATCGGTGAGGGCCTGGCAGGGGTGCAGCAGGTCGGTGAGACCATTGATCACCGGCACCGTGGCGTGGCGGGCTAACTCGGTTACGGTTTCATGGGCAAAGGTGCGGGCCATGATGCCGTCCACGTAACGGGAAAGCACCTTGGCGGTGTCGTGGATGGTTTCCCCGCGGCCAATTTGAATGTCGCGGCTGGAGAGGAACGTGGCCAGGCCTCCCAGCTGGTACATGCCCACTTCAAAGGAAACCCGGGTGCGGGTGGAGGCCTTTTCGAAGATCATGGCCAGGGTCTTACCGGCCAGGGCTGAACGGTAGCGGTCCGGGCGCGCCTTAACGTTTTCCGCGAGCTGAAAAAGCGCCTCCACCTCTTCGGCGGTCAAATCGTGAATGGAAATGAGGTCCTTGTGACGCTGCCATGGGTTGCGAAACATGCTCAATCCTCCTTGCCATCGGGAACCAGAAACGTCCCGGCCTTGCGCGCCAGAGCATCTTTGAGATGCTCGGCGTCGGTAATCAGCACTTCCTTGCCGGTTTTTTCCACAAACTGCACGGCGGCGCGGATCTTGGGGCCCATGGACCCCGGCGGGAACTGGTGCGCCTCCAGCATTTCCTTGGCCTTGCTCACGGTCAGCCGATCCAACCAGCGCTGGTTGGGACGCCCGTAGTTTTCCGCCACCTGCGGCACCTGCGTGAGGATGATGAAGAGATCGGCGCAGAGCTCCTGGGCCAAAAGCGAAGCCGAGTAGTCCTTGTCAATCACTGCTTCCACACCCCGGAAGTAGCCGCCCACGTCCTGGTACACGGGAATGCCTCCGCCACCACAGGCAATGACCACCGCACCGGAGGCCACCAGGTGCTTCACCACCTCCACGTCCAGGATGCGCTTGGGCACCGGCGAGGGCACCACCTTGCGCCAGCCGCGCCCCGCATCTTCCACCATAAGCCACCCCTGCTCCTGCATGAGCTGGTTGGCCCGGTAGGCGGTGAAGTAAGGGCCCACCGGCTTTGAGGGGTTTTCAAAAGCCGGATCTTCCCTGGAAACCTCCACCTCGGTGAGCACAGTCACCACCGGCTTGGCAATTTGCTCCTCGAGCAGGCGGTTCCGCAGCTGGTTTTGCAGCATGTAGCCAATGGAGCCCTCGGTTTGTGCCACGCACACGTCCAGCGTTTGCGGAGGGATTTTGGTGATGGCTTCCTCCACCTGGATCATGATGTTCCCCACCTGTGGGCCGTTGCCGTGCACAATCACCAGCTCGTAACCCCGGTGGATGATTTCGGCGAGCCACCGGGTGGCTTTCCACGCTAAGGTGAACTGCTCTTCCTGGGTTCCGTGATCTTGCGGCCGTAACAGCGCGTTGCCACCAAAGGCGATCACCGCTATGGGCTTTCTGGCGTCGCTCACCGCCACCTCCCCGGGTCCCCCCGGAGCCGACATTGTGCCTTTGCGTCACAAAGGGGTCAAGGTGGACC
Coding sequences within it:
- the argF gene encoding ornithine carbamoyltransferase, which translates into the protein MFRNPWQRHKDLISIHDLTAEEVEALFQLAENVKARPDRYRSALAGKTLAMIFEKASTRTRVSFEVGMYQLGGLATFLSSRDIQIGRGETIHDTAKVLSRYVDGIMARTFAHETVTELARHATVPVINGLTDLLHPCQALTDYFTVREKFGNTKGLTLAYVGDGNNMCHSLMFGGPKVGMHVRVATPRDYRPKAEIVELAKKDAAAAGTTIEIFDRPEEAVAGAHVVYTDVWASMGQEAEAEKRKRDFAGFQVTPELMALADRKAIFMHCLPCHRGEEVHEAVADGPWSVIFDEAENRLHVQKAILLLLLNR
- the arcC gene encoding carbamate kinase, which encodes MSDARKPIAVIAFGGNALLRPQDHGTQEEQFTLAWKATRWLAEIIHRGYELVIVHGNGPQVGNIMIQVEEAITKIPPQTLDVCVAQTEGSIGYMLQNQLRNRLLEEQIAKPVVTVLTEVEVSREDPAFENPSKPVGPYFTAYRANQLMQEQGWLMVEDAGRGWRKVVPSPVPKRILDVEVVKHLVASGAVVIACGGGGIPVYQDVGGYFRGVEAVIDKDYSASLLAQELCADLFIILTQVPQVAENYGRPNQRWLDRLTVSKAKEMLEAHQFPPGSMGPKIRAAVQFVEKTGKEVLITDAEHLKDALARKAGTFLVPDGKED